TTCCATACGTacttacacatgtatgtgtggtgcGAGTTGAGGAAGGAACTGTGATCTACACTCCTGAGTGTTaacagggaagagggaggggggaaccaCTGAGTCATGCACCCCTCACAGCAGGCTATGAGAAGAGCCCTGGACCATGAGTCATTTCTTAAGAGCCTACTTACTACAGAACAAGAGAATGAGACACTCTGCTCCATCCATTCAGGTTTAGGGAGCTCAAATAACCACAAGTAAAGAGCtatggaattaattctgtcaccATCACTTGTGAGATTAAACTAGAGGTTGTGGTATAATTTACAACTGCAGATCTGTTTCAGCAAGAGAATCCAAATCCAGTCCTTCAGCTCCCTGAAAGCCATTCTCCACCTCAGTTTCTCAACCATGATCCATCAGAATCATCTGAGAACCCTCCTCACCCTATTAGTGCATGTATGTACAGGCAAGATTATGCAAGCATAGGGGTATGTTCCTGGGCAATTGTGTTATGTGAATGTCATGGAGCATATCTGCATAAACAAAGAAGATATGAGGTCACTAGGCAATATGATCTAATGGGACCACTGCTGTATTATGAAATCTGCCAACTCAAACATTGTTACgtatgagtgagttccaggtcagcctgggctacaaagaaatCCTACAtatgggggagagaggaggagcgACAATGTGATTTTATAGACTAGTTCTAATAATGAACAGGAGCAAGGTATTACATGCTTATAACCTTCGCTGCTTACATGATAAAGAACATCTCAAGTCAGTCACAGCCCAAGAGGTTGAGAGCAGTCTGGGCACAGTGAAAACCCAACTCAAACCAGACCAGAGCTAGGGTGATGGTACAGTGTTGccctgcaaacatgaggacccacataaaaaggcagGTGTGGACCCAGCACTTATGTAAAGTCAACCTGTGGCTATGGGGAAGGCAAAGTCAGGAGTACCCTAAAAACTCTCAGGCCGGCTAGTCTGTCCTCCTGAGAAGCAAAGAAAGACCTTGCTCAAGCATGGTGGAATGAAAAAAAGCCAGCACTCCAGTGTCCTCCGACCTTAATGTGTGTGTGCTATGGCATGTGcacatccatatacacacatcaaaaagaaaaaaataaagacaaataaagtGCAAAGCtttacttctgtttattttttttttgttgttttttgaggtaggatctcactctagcccaggcttgcctcaaactcacagcaatcctcctacctgtgcctccctcatgctgggattaaaggtatatgctaccatgcccagcaaagcaCAAAATTTCAAAGTAATAAAGGTtctgtgtgcccattcattctcattctctctctctttccttccttctttccctctctccctccctccttccttccctccctctctccctcaagtaaataattaaatacaaataattattttactaattaaaaaaaataagataatataAGAGTTGCAGAaacattgaggaaaaaaaaaagagttgcagaAACAAGCTAGGTGTgggggctcacacctataatcccagcatttgggaggctgagagtgggaggattgctttgagttccaggtcagtaccctgtgtcaaaaacaaacaaaaaaagctggtgACTCAACCTTTAAtctccacacttgggaggcagaggtaggtggatcactgagtttgaggccaccctgagataaagcgaaaccctaccttgaaaaacaaaaaaaaaaaaaacaaaaaaacaacacaactggggaaatgactcagtggttaaaggtacttgcatgcttagaaagcctattggcctgggtttgattccctaacactcatgtaaaaaaaaaaaaaaaaaaaaaaaaacatagacaaAAAGTGacgcgcatgtgtctggtgtttgcagtgacaagagacctgacatgtgcatgcatgcacacatatatacaaatgaataaatgaacaaatacatacatacatacatactttttgTTACTACTacataaaataatctttttttcagggctgaagggatggcttagcagttaaggcatttgtctgcaaagccaaagaacccatgtttaattccctaggacccacgtaagacagaggcacaagggaacacacatgtctggagttcatttacactggctggagctctggtgcgcccattctctctctcccctctttctgtctgtcaaataaatacttaaataaaatattttcaaatgatcttttttttctcagtactagagattgaatccagggcttgcATGTGCTAAATAACGCTCTACCAGTGATTAACACCATCAGTTCCCTAATATataaatttcttctttaatttttcttatttgcaaCTGGAGGACTTAGCCCCTAGTCCCTATTCTTCTCAAAACCACAAGGCACCAGGAGCTTCCCAATGTAAACAAAGACCTGTAGTTACAAATCCTTCAACGGATCCCTCATCCTTCAGGAAGTCAACCTACCTCGTCAGTTTCTTCACTTCTCACTTTCCTGAACACAATGTAGGGCACCAGGTAGACATCCTTTGATGGTATACTATTTCAACTGTTATTTAATTTCCTCAACATGAACTGTCTCTCTACAGAACACATTGTCTAGGCATGACTCACAGGCTGCATCTGccattaaatgttttttatttagacACAGCCCAAAGCAACTTGTGTAATATTAGTGAAGGTTAAAGTATTTAAATATAGTTGATGAACCCAAGTAGCATATGAAAGCAGAAGCATACAGTAAATGCAGTCAGGATAGCTGAGATCAGTCCATGAAATCTGGATGCTACATAGCTATGAGACAACAAACATCTGAAGAAACCTCCTCTACATCTCATAATTGCTTTTAGAaagaactaggaaaaaaaatacacacccCAGGGGTTGaggaagatggctcatcagtgacagcacttgctacacaaggaACAGGGCCTGAATTctacccccagcacccatgcatcAGTGCAGGTGTGGCTGCACATGCTGGAACACCCGTAAccagagctgaggcaggagatcgCTAGGGCCAGCCAGTCTTACTGAAAAAGTTCCAGGTttggttagagaccctgtctcaaggaaacaaggcagaagagcaacagaggaacTGCATAACATCATATTCTGGACTCTACTTGAGTATATGACacgtgcttacacacacacacacacacacacacacacacactcccccacAAGCACATAAAATACCTATTTGTTTACTTGCATAGTCCTTCTTATGTTAAAATGCAAATTTCCAAACCTTCACTCCTGGCACACTGTTGAGCACATAAAATTACTGAATTAATAAACCACGAATTGATAGCTGGGCATGATAGAACAAGCCTTTAGTACCAGCCCtctggaggaggaggcagaggatcacagtgagtctaAGGGTAGCCTAATCTATAgcgtcagttccaggtcagcctggctaaaggGGGACAGTGGAGGGGGAGACACTATGAATGAAAATCAATCTCACAAAATAAACTCAAATTCAACATAATCCCTATTGAGATACTCCCTACTACAAGTCTAAGATTTACCTAAAGTAAGGCAGGAAGatggaaaataatgaaaatgtcacTGAAtgattgaaaacaaaacacaaaataatgaaacaaaatcaAGAGTATACCAAAGTACATGTATGTTTTACACAGGTGGAGGAAACTTGACATCCTCTTGCCACATAGTCCAGCAGTCATACTCACTGAAATTTCTGTAAGTTGTTGAAAACCTACAGGTTTTGAACAGTTCTGTTCACACCAACAAAATGTCCTTAGTGAGTGAATGGATAAACTGGCATATCCAGATAATAGTGTTAAttggcgcgcgcgcgcacacacacacacacacacacacacacacaggagccacAAGCCTCAAAAAGGCACAATGAAACATTAGAACcacagaactgggctggagagatggcttagcagttagggcacttgcctgcaaaaggcaaaggaccctggttcaattccccagaacccatgtaagccagatgtgcaaaaaggggcacacatgtgtctggagtttgtttgcagcagctgaaggccctgacgcacccatattctccctccctctctctcaaataaataaaacaaattttttaaaaagaagcatagAACTAATTAAGAGAAACCAATCTAAAAAGGCCTTATGCTATGATTCCAACTCCACAATGTTCTGGAAGAGAAgacagtctaaggttagtggcTGTCATGGGTCTGAGGAGAATGAAGGATTCTGAGGGCGGGATAACTATTCTGTATGACAACTACAGTGGTGAAACATGTCACTATACATGTGTCAAAGTCCATACAGCACACAGCACAACAGTGGAGCTCTACTGTCATGAACTGTGGGTGGTTATAGTACAATGATTTAGATGCATCAACTGTAACAAATTCTTCTGAGGGACTTCAGGTTCAAGATGTCCACAACAGGGTAGACTATGGTATAAGGTATATGGATATTCTATTCTCTGTGCTTGTTGTTTACTTAAACTGTCTATGAACTTAAAACTTGCCCTTAAAAATAACATCTattaggcctggcatggtggcgcacgcctttaatcccagcacttgggatgcaatggtaggaggactgccatgaattcaaggccgccctgagactacatagtgaactccagtccagcctgagctagagtgagaccctacttcacaaaacaaaaacaacaacaacaaaaaaacatctatttagccaggtgtggtggtgcacacctttaatcccagtactcaggaggcagaggtaggaggatcatcatgagttcaagaacaccctgagaccacacgattcctggtcagcctggaatagagtgagaccctacctcaaaaaattaaaaagaaatatttatttatgaaaaagacaGTATAGGCATGAcagagccactgaaaacaaactccagactcgttctaatttgtgcatctggctttacatgggtactggggaacggaacccaggctggtaggtcTTGCAAGAAAATATCTTTAGCTTCCTTTCCAAGCTGGGCCCGGCAGAATGGCTCCCGCCAAGGGTGGCGAGAAGAAGAAGGGCCGTTCTGCCATCAACAAGGTGGTGACCCGAGAGTACGCCATCAACATTCACAAGCGCATCCATGGGGTGGGCTTCAAGAAGCGGGCTCCTCGGGCCCTCAAAGAGATCCGGAAGTTTGCCATGAAGGAGATGGGGACTCCAGATGTGCGCATTGATACCAGGCTCAACAAAGCTGTCTGGGCCAAGGGAATAAGGAATGTCCCATATAGTATCCGTGTACGGTTGTCCAGGAAAAGAAATGAGGATGAAGATTCACTAAATAACCTTTATACTTTGGTGACCTATGTCCCTGTTACTACATTCAAAAATCTACAGACTGTCAATGTGGATGAGAACTAACTTCTTGAgtgtaaaaataaagttataaaagttaaaatacatatctttaatcacagtgtcatttctccaacccaacatCTATTTTTTCTTAAGCAAAAGAAGAATGATGTAttcacttctttttgttgtttgtttgaggtagggtcttggttgagcccaggatgacctggaatagtctcagggtggttttgaactcacagagatcctcctacttctgcatcctcagtgctgattaaaggcaccatgcctggctgtatttgCTTTTTAATCTAGAATTTTGATTTCTAGAGatctgtcctttaaaaaaatagtccTGTTGCTGggtgtaatggcacacacctttaatcccagcactcgggaggcagaggtaggaggattgccaacagTCAaagagttctaggattacaggcatatactaccacacctagtttatgcagtgctgtgcATCAATAACCCGCTACATGCACACTAATCAAgcattctgccaactgagctacatctccagcctctCAATACAACTTACccagatatttttaaagtatcgCTAAGACTCAATCATCCAttaataaaagttttgttttaaaataaaatatactcagAAGGCATTAGTAGGAgaatttgtgagttcaaggccagcctgaaaccacagagtaaatgctaggtcagcctgggggagggagggagggcttagcttagtgtttgcctagcaagcacaaaacCCTTCCTTTGGTCCTCAGCATGGGGAGGGGGGGACTAAAAGTGAGACacttttcaacaacaacaaaaaaacagcaaataaacaaacaaacatgactttgagtttttaatgtttgttttttccggatagggtcttgctctacactgggctgacctaaaattcactgtgtagggctggagagatggcttagcagttaaggtgtttgcctgcaaagccaaagttcctcagttcgattccccaggacccacataagccagatgcacaaggtggcgcatgcatctggaggtaagaggctagaagccctggtgtgcccatattctccctctctcttttcctcttcccttatctcaagtaaataaataaataaaaataaaatatttaaaattcactatatattcccagggtggcctcaaactggagtactggtactgggggatcaaacctgggttgttaggctttgcaggcaagcaccttaaccccctaagccatctttcattcattcattcatttgggtATACCTTAGGGATGCCTTAAAGTTTCTatatagttgaggatgaccttgaattccttttGCTCCTACTCCCCCTTCAGTGCTAGGATTTAGAGTAGGAGCCACCatgtcagaccctacctcaaaaaaaaaaaaaaaagaattgcccaGTGtgctggtgcactcctttaatcccagcacttgggagaccgaggccaccctgagactacatagtgaattccaggtcagcctgggctacagtgagaccctaccatgaaaaaacaaaacaaaactgacaaaATGACTCAGTTTTTCACTGCAGCCTTTAAGAACAACAGCATTAGTGTGAAACAAtcttacttttttggggggaggggggcagcaaACGGAcaggccttttttgtttttgctttggttttccgagttagggtctcaggctgacctcaaactcacagcaatccccctactcctgcctcccaagggctggggattaaaggcatgtgctaccatgcccagtcccCTGCCTTCTTTAATGCTAGAGGGAATTGTCActccagtgcctcagccactgtcatggaactccagatgcatgtgaccccttgtgcacatatacatTGGTGCAtccctgtgtgtctggtttaggcttttcagacaagcaccccATCTTACACTTTTGATACAGGAATGGTTGAATATAGTGATTTATTCATATGATAGACTgatgggctagagatggctcagcagtcaaggtacttgctgcctgcaaagtcaaaagacccaagttcaattccccagaacacataagccaaatgcacaagatggtacaagtctaaagtttgttttcagcagctgaagaccacccatatccatcctctctctctctctctctaataaataaatatttttaaaatattttagaatattcaTAAAACTACATAgttacaggcatggtggcacacacctttaattccagcacagaggaggcagaggtaggaggaactctgtgagtttgaggccagcctggtatggaatgagaccctacctcaaaaaataaataaataaataaataaatagaaatacatagtgagccagtctaggctacagacagtgtgaggccctgtctccaaatttaaaaaacaacaaaaaaagtattttttttttaaagtataaaatttttaagtgtatgtatgtgcattacAACTAGGTGGATGGTGCAGGTGCACACGTATCAcacagcatgcatgtgaaggtcaggtTGGTCTTGCCATcacacctcatttgaggcaggcttCCTCACTCTGGATTTTCATTCTGCTATTCTTTTGCTGGGTTCACCTTGAGCTTCCAGAATATTCTGTCTCTTATTGCCTGCCATCTCCTTGCCAGCATGCTGGACCTATAGAATCTCCCCAAGACGTCTAGCTTTTGTTGTACTTCtggcttaaaatttatttatttactttttttttttttttttttttttttttggtttttgaggtagggtctccctctagcccaggctgacctggaattcactatgtagtctcagggtgggctcgaactaacagtgatcctcctacctctgcttcccaaatgctgggattaaaggtgtgcgccaccacgcccggcttatttatttactttttaaatgtatgcatttatgaGCATGTGCATGGGCCTcttattgctgcaaatgaactaaagataCGTATTTCcactctgcatttggctttacatgaatactgaggagttgaacctgggtcagccaggctttgcacacaagcacctttaaccatctttctacctctctaGACTGGTTTTTCAAGTTCAACTAATAATACTGAGAAGGATTTACAGTACAAATGCAAAATCACATTAGGTAATCACTGTTCTTAAAATTTAGCCAGAGCCGGgcttagtggtgcacgcctttaatcccagcactcaggaggcagaggtaggaggatcaccatgagcctgaggctatcctgagactacacagtgaaatttcaggtcagcctgagtgagaccctacctggggggcgggggggggggggggagggacaccACTcagatcaaggctggagagatggtattaaggcacttgcttgccaagcctaactacccaggttcaattctccagttccagaaacccacataaagcaacatgcataaagtggcgcctgagtctggaattcatctgcagctactacaggccctggtaatcccattctctgtctctgagtgtctctctctctctctgctggtgaCATTAATATGAAGACCTGGGACCTCCCAGAGGACCAGGAGAACCTCTGATACCACAAGCTTGGGGTTGGAGGGGGAGCCCAGACCTACAGTCAAGGGGCTGTGTACCCCTTCTTGCCCCACACTTTCCTGGAATGGGTTACATCCTTTTTAAGTCTGGGAGGATATTGGAGATGGTCTAAAAGGGCTTgtcagacgactcagaaggtataatggtgctggaaagaagtgactagagtaacatctcgatcacaccttccaaggttcagggtctaatgtggaaaaggtggcagaagaaatgtaagagccaaaggaagggtaggactccttacaatgtgctcccttcagacaaaaaatggcctcgatattcatgacctcatagtgcctgacactacctacacaagactatcataaaaaaaaggaggaaaagaccataacATCAGaatgaaagagactgattgagatggggaggggatataatggagaatggaatttcaaaagggtaaaggggggggagggtattaccatgggatattatttataatcatggaaaatgttttcaaaaattgagaaaaaattaaataataaaataataaaaataatctgctacacacacacacacacacacacaaagggcttGTCAGAAAAACTGAGGCCAAGGCCAGccatggtgttgcacgcctttatcccagcacttaggatgcagaggtaggaggatcaacatgagtctcaggtcaccatgagactacatagtgaattccaggccagcctgagctagagtgagaccctaccttgaaaaaacaaagaaaccttAGCTGGGAAGCCAAGCATGgttggtggagcacacctttaaaagtcccagcactcaggaggcagaggtaggatgatggctgtaagtttgaggtcagcctaggtctacaaagtgaattctaggtcatcctagagtgagatactgcctccaaaaaaaaaaatagaaaagcaggtgagaggctggagagacagctcagtggttaaggcaactacctacaaagcctaaggaccagagttcagttccccagtacccacataaagccaaatgtacaaggtagcacatgcatctgaagttcatttgcagcagctagaggccctggcacacccatattctctctctgcctttctctgaaaTACTTtcttaagtaaaacaaaaaatgtgggTGTGATAGTACACACCCATAATGCAAATACCCAGAAGGCTGTGCAGGAAGATGTCAGTCaaggctgaggccagcctgggctatgtatgCAACAAGATCTTCGGTACACgggatggggggggggacctTTCTCTAAGTCTAAGATAAAAAGATCTGGATAAAGATTATCCAGATTCCAAAGATTCAAGTAAGTATTAAACACAAATATGCAAAAGGTACTAGTTAAAAGGGGGAGTAATAAAATCTGGACTTGGAAGGACAATGTTGACATTGGAGAGAGACCAGGACTATGAGCTCAGACTGAGCAGTGGGTTTAACATAAAGGGTAGGAGAAGCTTCAGTGACTCTGGGCTCTTccacatctctttctctctgccctgtgGAAGGCCATCTGTGAAATATGGGCAAAAACATCTTTTTGGGTTAGAGACCTAGAGGAGGATGTACTCAATGTAAAAGCCCAGCAAGCTCTTCCCCATTCTGTCTGGGTGCCATAACTGGAGGTAGACATTATGACTGAAACGTATCCTGGAGGGAAAGAGATGACGTGATATGAGAAACACTCAGAGGAACTAGGACAGTAAGGAAGGCAGGAAGACTGAGCATCTAAGAGACTCCTGGGAAGCCAACTTAGCACAGCTCAGGAAACAGCTTTACAGATGACAAGGAGGTAAAtttgcagtttttcttttttctgtataaGAAAGAACATCATGTTCAAAAACAGAAGCACGCTTTTGTAAGTCACTGCAAGTGCtcaaagagaaggggaaaaacaAACCAGGAAATACTCAGAAAGTTCTTCCCAAGTAAGCAAGcccaaaaacagaaataaatgtcaGTGCTCTTCCTCTGCTCTTTGGTTACAAACTCACAACAGCCCGATTGATGGTGGTAAAATTAAGACAGTCAGTCCTAAAAGAAGTAGACTGAGAAGAGTATTATTTTACTATTGCTAATTTTAACACTAAGAGTAGCTAAATTCCCTATTCtccaaaaaatagaaattttaaaaaaatttcccctGGGCCAAAATTAAACATGCTTCTTTATGTATAAGCCCTTAACATCTCAAACATGCTAACAGGGATGCTGAATATTCAACAGGAGGTAACAGAATATGCATCATTTCTCACACTTACTTGGCACTGCAAACCTGTTAATACCTATTTTAATACTGCAAAACACAATCTGGGAAATCTTCAAAAGCCTCGCAGCCTCAATTTTTATCAATTTAACGATTCCTTAGAAGCATTaactatctgccccccccccaatctacCTCCCCCCAAACAGGCTCTTGCTAATTTAGCCCAACTGGCCTCAAACATGGCCTCTGCCTAATGAGCACTAACAGCATAGGTGTACACCATATCAGGCCTCAGCTAATACACTTCTAAGCCTGGTCATATTTTAGAACAATGATTCTTAACCTAGATTTGCCAAAAATACCTTAAGAGAAGCCAAGTTATTTTTCTCCAGAAAGATGTGCATAACATCAAAAACTGATGTGATTTCAGAGTTAACAAACCCCATACATAAATGCCATTCTTGAATCCAAATGAAAAATTTGCAAAAAGAGGATTTCTCTCATT
The nucleotide sequence above comes from Jaculus jaculus isolate mJacJac1 chromosome 7, mJacJac1.mat.Y.cur, whole genome shotgun sequence. Encoded proteins:
- the LOC101599883 gene encoding 60S ribosomal protein L31-like, with protein sequence MAPAKGGEKKKGRSAINKVVTREYAINIHKRIHGVGFKKRAPRALKEIRKFAMKEMGTPDVRIDTRLNKAVWAKGIRNVPYSIRVRLSRKRNEDEDSLNNLYTLVTYVPVTTFKNLQTVNVDEN